One genomic segment of Actinoplanes ianthinogenes includes these proteins:
- a CDS encoding LysM peptidoglycan-binding domain-containing protein: MGLLTQSLLKPVQDWIKTEFGTPPGASVVFRFDRFGVTLTDEDFMLPGHPELGFSPEMAIERFSDLVNRVPVGVDDGDDDVTFSEIDVDTSYFFRLVNPAEPYLPATLPGPAKERRISAFDTLKAEALKLWETQGLASVTGQIREFRPCTPAPINWYDSRSTTGWQPRTFTIAGSDQAPAAQTLHWRMAPDDAQISKAVQLPVDEVRKLPASDMLRRAARIQRGEPALAPQLTPLPGGLLKPILKPPPSDLIKVPVGDRILAKRRLLEAAPVQPATTSSQTTVSFDACLVRIDRPWLFWPFLIDATWDVPGAGKGSISQSGALGALSWLPTGMLAIRNLKITSNWSAQDIEASATATNFGPFAVSEKITNGVLSASGLQISGWQFQQLPALPPNDEPPATPAPAPKKQYTVVKGDTLWSIARMMYGDGKKWKKIADANHIADANKIKVGQRLIIP, from the coding sequence GTGGGCCTGCTCACCCAATCACTGCTCAAACCGGTGCAGGACTGGATCAAAACCGAGTTCGGCACCCCACCGGGGGCGTCGGTGGTGTTCCGCTTCGACCGGTTCGGGGTCACCCTGACCGACGAGGACTTCATGCTGCCCGGTCATCCGGAACTGGGGTTCTCCCCGGAGATGGCGATCGAGCGGTTCTCCGACCTGGTCAACCGGGTGCCGGTCGGGGTGGACGACGGGGACGACGACGTCACGTTCTCCGAGATCGACGTGGACACCTCGTACTTCTTCCGGCTGGTCAACCCGGCCGAGCCGTACCTGCCGGCCACCCTGCCGGGACCGGCGAAGGAGCGCCGCATCTCGGCCTTCGACACGCTCAAGGCGGAGGCGCTCAAGCTCTGGGAGACGCAGGGCCTGGCGTCGGTCACCGGGCAGATCCGCGAGTTCCGGCCGTGCACCCCGGCGCCGATCAACTGGTACGACTCGCGCAGCACCACCGGCTGGCAGCCGCGCACGTTCACCATCGCCGGCTCCGACCAGGCGCCGGCAGCGCAGACGCTCCACTGGCGGATGGCCCCGGACGACGCCCAGATCAGCAAGGCGGTCCAGTTGCCCGTCGACGAGGTGCGCAAGCTGCCCGCCTCGGACATGCTGCGCCGGGCCGCCCGGATCCAGCGCGGTGAGCCGGCGCTGGCCCCGCAGCTCACGCCCCTCCCGGGCGGTCTGCTGAAGCCGATCCTCAAGCCGCCGCCCAGCGACCTGATCAAGGTGCCGGTCGGCGACCGGATCCTGGCGAAACGCCGGCTGCTGGAGGCCGCGCCGGTCCAGCCGGCCACCACCAGCTCGCAGACCACCGTCTCGTTCGACGCCTGCCTGGTCCGCATCGACCGGCCCTGGCTGTTCTGGCCGTTCCTGATCGACGCCACCTGGGACGTGCCCGGGGCCGGCAAGGGCAGCATCTCGCAGTCCGGCGCGCTGGGCGCGCTGAGCTGGCTGCCGACCGGGATGCTGGCCATCCGCAACCTCAAGATCACGTCGAACTGGTCGGCGCAGGACATCGAGGCGTCCGCCACCGCGACCAACTTCGGGCCGTTCGCGGTCTCCGAGAAGATCACCAACGGTGTGCTGTCCGCCTCCGGCCTCCAGATCAGCGGCTGGCAGTTCCAGCAGCTGCCCGCCCTGCCGCCGAACGACGAGCCGCCGGCCACCCCGGCGCCCGCCCCGAAGAAGCAGTACACCGTGGTCAAGGGCGACACCCTGTGGAGCATCGCCCGGATGATGTACGGCGACGGCAAGAAGTGGAAGAAGATCGCCGACGCCAATCACATCGCCGACGCCAACAAGATCAAGGTCGGGCAGCGCCTGATCATCCCGTGA